The window gggagaccgagcatgatatacgcaactgttatccttatctttttaccactccaggtataattctaaactcgttcgaggacgaacgtttgtttaagaggtggagaatgtaatgacccaatcagtcatttttacttttagaaccccgttcccctaaataaaactcccggtatgtgcttttataaatttatgacttgtggggatggttggttcgggatttggaagtgttcgggttgaaatcgaaacacttggttccttaagttggccttaaaatgctaagtttgaattcggtcaacattttgagaaaatgaccccagaatagaattttgatgattccaacagttccgtatggtaattttggacttaggagtgtgttcgaaattttatttagaattccgtagttaaattaggcttgaatggctaaaataggaatttaagtttgaaagtttgattggggagttgactttttgatatcggggtcggaatccagttccgaaaatttttatagctttgttatgtcatttatgacttgcgcgcaaaatttgagatcaatcggacttgatttgataggttctggtgtcgtttgtagaaattgaaagtttcaaagttcattaggcttgaatctatgtatgactcgtgtttttggtgttgttggatatggtttgaagactcgactaagtccgtatgatgttttaggacttgttggtatatttgattgaggtcccgaggggctcgggcatgtttcggatggtattcagagtattttccttcattttggctttgctggtagctgctgatttctggtattttaaaccttcttcgcgatcacgaagattgggacgcgatcgcgtaggcatAGTTGAGGCAATGTtaattttgttcttcacgatcacgtgaggtcaaccgcgatcgcgtaggttgagATAGtctgtgcatcacgatcgcgtggcattgtttgcgatcgcgtaaggttaattgagggctgctaaattttgtgcttcgtgatcgtgtAAAGCGGGATGCGACCGCATAGCTTTCAGaccttgtgactcgcgaacgcgtgaagacggtcgcgttcgcgtagagtaacggAGCATGAGTGGAGGTCACgcatttgctctatgcgatcgcgtgaagaggactgcgatcgcgtagagctgggaaCTCTGTGCTTTACGATCGCATGAGGAtatacgcgatcacgtagagttaatttgggcagtggtaatttatgcttcgcgatcgcgtgtggatgttcgcgatcgcgatgagtaaaagcctgggaagaatgtttaagttctgaaaatgggacttcgtcccattttccattgttaacgatttggagctcggattgaggagagttttgggatattttcagagaaaatattggtgtaagtgttcttacctcaattttggttagattacccaaatccatcactgtttttattagttaattggtgatttaagttggaaaattttgaaaaccttcttggatagatttgaggaattgagggtcgaattgttattggaatttagtcattttagtatggttagactcgtggttgaacgggcgttcatatttcgtaactttcgccggatttcgagacgtgggcccaacgggtaatttttgagttaatttcagattttatttaaaaatatagtattttcttatggaattgattctacaatttttgttgactgtatcgaattaattatgactagatacgagtcaatcggagtcgaaaaattgaggaaaaggcatactacttgattaaattggagcaagtcgaggtaggtgacttgtctaaccttgtgtgggagaaatttcccctaggattggtattgatgtgataattgtaatatgaTGAATGTCGTGTACAcgaagtgacgagtgtgtacacgagctaaatgtgaaggattgtgtttttaaattgtgtagatcactgttacatattaattaaataattttatcttgttatattctttatcattgatctgatttatatactttaaatttgcttgaacCTCTCTtgctaattgtttttacctgtttagctgaaacttattttttttattctgtgcattatttgaaggtggaatttcttaaatttaaatataaaaaaatgaagtattttacatttaaaaatttgatatttagacaaggtgttaaatttgtaaaatattatttttgctgaatattttgtgagattttcgtactcattgtgatggagccgtgagctctttattatggaaaaatattattgttgatttattttgtacgcatgcggtggtataaggtctgggtgttgaaacgcatgcggtgagataagggtggcttgatacgcgtggctagtaggggaactactagaagtcatgcggtgtgataaggatggctaaaacgcgagatgctatttcgggaaaaatattttctttaaaataaattgtgaagtctctctcggtgatataaggaaatgagatattgtgaatttatttatgatttgggactacgaggcgttacctcgggagtgcccttgtggatattgatttatggccgcagttgcctttgattattgttgtgattttcttaaagttgaaaggaattctgttttgcttccacgaggtattaattaccattatttggtgtaattaaatggtgacatactacttgattcatttccattgtcattttatcttattatattgttaaaaattttaccatgttattatttattttttcagtaggcctgacctgacctcgtcactactctaccgaggttaggcttggcacttactgggtaacgCTGTGGTGTAcacatactacgcttctgcacatcattttgtgcagatccaggtacatcttatcagaccaagcATCAgtaactagctgtacgaggagacttcgaggtatatctgccagcgtccgcagactccggagtccccttctatctcacTATGTTGTATTCCTTattttgctttagactctgatgtatagagccatatagaataaattcttagaagcttgtgacttatttctaccgggttttgggagttgaaaatatttgaattgtagtttatttattccagatatctattattattccgcattgataggcttacctagtcttagagactaggtgccatcacgacctcctacagaggaaatttggggtcgtgaaaaATCTCGAGGGTTGGGTACTCTAAATTAGTTATGAAATAGCCTAAAGAAGGTAATTAACACGATCATGTGATGTGATTATAGACTGAAGAAAGTCGTACGGAGTGTTCGAGGTGATGCATTCGATATTTTGGCATGAGTattgtgagtagtaatcttaccgcaacttgtgttttcataacttgcatgGTTTATACATgattttgaaaatgatatttgttaccgaatgtttgaaattgcatgtgggacaagtcctttacttgatatggtGTTGAacagtttacttgagatgtttacAACTATTTAAAATGTTCTCACTATTACTAGACATGTTTTACTGTTATTTGAGATATGATTACTGTTACCTAAATGGGATTACATGTTTTGATAAGAATTGAAATGCCCTGtactattttgaaattattttcgtatgaatatttactgtttacaaagaaaagcataaatgggaggagactttgaaggatcccgtagctaacgacgggttcgttagacctggtgcaccttgtatttacAGATTACCGATTACagttatagccctcgctagtgggaaggtagaactagcatacaatTACAGTTTTCCCTAGAGTAGGGACCtacagttatatttgactccttttacGAAAGGGTCCACACAATGATACAGATTACATGATCCTTTCTtggaaacctcccaaacataAAGAATTCATATGAGACAACGCTTACTGAGTTTATTAGCGAATTATTTAATTGATTTATGTTATAGAAAACACATGATGAGACTGATTATTGTTACCGTTTTGAAAGTacatttaatttttataataattttttattactATTATACAGGCATGtatttctgacttgtccccaattaaaaatggttgtggttaagtgttattactcaccgagctagcgactcactccccgCTATTTCTTTTACAGAGACAGTAGTTGATGCGAgcgaggatttcgttaattaCAGTACACGagttgatagttcttggtgagcccCGCACTAGTTCCCGTGGGCGAATAGTTTATTTATTGTTATCATCTTTTCTTTTGAACTCATAGAGTTGCTCCATAGTTATTTTATTAGTGTCATGAGTATTCATTCGTTATGTTGGACTAGTTACTAGTATTGcactttctttccttatttttgagATAGGTTTAATATTATTATATTGGTAAGTTTGCTAGTGTTGGTAGTGTTGGTGAAAACCCATTTTCAGTTAGTTGATGAAGACTGTGACTGATTTAGGTGAATATTGGTTTGTTGTTATTCATTTATGAGACAGGAAAACTTTTTGGAAAGTCCTAAAACAGGAAAAACTCTATCCGATTTTATGTAAAACACTGTTGAAGCTTACTTGGGAGTACTTGCTCCTAAGCGTCGGTCATGACCCTAAATTAAGTCGTGACAGGTGGTCATAGTTTGCATGAAATTGACATGCTTGACATCTTTTGGCATGCTCCATGCAATCCTTTACCATAGTCGCCCAGTAGTAGCCCATCTTCTTGATGCGAAAATGGAGCTTGGGACCAGATTGATGTGCTCCACATGAGCCAGAATGTGCTTCCTCCATCGCTTTGCAGGCTTCTTCTTTGTCAAGACATCGCAAGAATAGTCCTTCAAAAGAGCAGCGAAACAATATCCCCTTATTGTAGATGAATCGTGAAGCTCTTCGTTTGATGAATGTTTTTTGTCGCGAATCCTCAGGTAGCTTTCCATGTTCAAGGTACTCTATCAGTGGTTGCCTCCAGTCTTCTTCTTTAATCACTCGAACAGACGTATGGTGGATTTCGTTGATTTGAAGATCAAGAAGTCTAGGAATAACCCATCGATAACACACATATACCTTTGTTGACTCACTCTCTCCAAGTGCCATCGTCATGGCCAAGTTAGCCAAAGTATCAGCCTTGCAATTTTCTTCTTTTGGGACGTGGTTTAAGAACACTTGGTCGAATCTTTCAAGTAAACCAGAAGCATATTGATGATATGGAAAGAGATCTTCCTTCTTTACGTCGTAACTCCCTATTAGTTGGATGATGATCAGCATAGAGTCGCAGTAGATCACCAACTGTAGAATCTTCATGTCTAATGCTATTTCGAGACCAACGATCAAAGCTTGGTACTCTGCGGCATTGTTAGAGCACGTTTCACCTAAAGCAAAGGAGAATGGCAAGACTTGTCTTTCTGGAGAGATCAACACAACACCTGCCCATGCACCGTTACAACATGCAGATCCATCAAAGAACATTGTCCATGGTGGCAATTCTTCAATGAACAAAACATCTTCATCTAGAAACTCATCAGAAAGCTCCCATTCAGCCGGAAGAGGGTGATCAACCAGAATATTGGCTAGTGCTTCTCCTTTCATAGCCTTTTGAGGCGTGTATGTGATCTCATATTGGTTAAACAATATGGACCATCTTGCTAGGCATCTAGAAAGAACAGGTCGAGTCATCACAAACTTCACGGGATCTGCTCGAGAGATGAGTTTGATGGTGTACGCTTCAAAATAATACCTTAGTTTCTTTATCGCATAACGTAGTGCTAGGCATATTATCTCAACAGGCGTATAGTTCAACTCAGCTCCTATCAGAGTTCGACTGAGGTAGTACTAGGATTGTTCCTTTCCTTCCTTATTCTCTTGAGCAAGTAGTGCTCCAAGTGAACATTCTTGTGCTGCGATGCAGAGTATTAATGGCTTCCCAAGCTTTGGCGCCCCTAACACAGGTGGATTCAGCAAGTATATTTTGATGCTTTCAAAAGCATCTTGACATGACTGATCCCAATGAAAAGGGATATCCTTCCTCAATAGATGATTGAAGGGTTGACACCATCCAACCAGATTAGAGATGAACCTTCGGATGAATGCTAAGTTTCCTTGGAGACTTTGAAGCTCCCTCAAGTTCTTTGGCTCGGTCATTTTCTGAATGGCGTCAATCTTTGAGgaatcaacttcaattccatgatGATGCACAATGTTCACTGAAAGCCAAACAAAAAAGGTGAATATTGTGGAAGATGTGCAACCAATGTCAATTGAAGAATACGAAGAAGCATATTATGTCAACAATTCACAAGGAGGATATCAAAGACAACCCTATCAAGGTTCCGAACAACACCACAAATGCAGATCTAACCCCCAAGGGCAAGGCAACCAATAATGGTGAAACGACCAAAGTAGttcaaatcaagaaaattggagtaACAACAACAATTTTTCTAATCGGAGTTCAAACCCCTATGTTCCACCAAAGGGGAAATATTCTAACTCTCCACATTGGAAGGAGAGTTCTTCAAGTGAGTCCAAGTTGGAAAACATGCTTGAAAGAGTATTGCAAAATCAAGAGAGATTCGATACTTCAATGAAAAATATGACCAAGCTTGTGGGTTCTCACACCGCATCTATTCAAAAGTTGGAGATGCAAATGAGAGATTTCTCATGAGAACAAAATCCGAAGAAAAAAGGCACGCTCCCAAGTGATACAATTTCAAACCCAAAAGGTAGTGGGAGTGGCCCAACCTATCATTGTATGACCATTACAACTTGAAGTGGGAAACTACTTCAAGGAGAGAATGAACAAGTGGTCTAAGTGGAAGATTCTGAACAAGAAGTCGAGGCACAAGTTGAGGTGCCAAATGTTATTGAAGTTAAAAGACTCCCAAAGAAGGTGAAAGCTCAAGAAGTGAACCATGAAGAGGTTAAGGAAAAGGTAATAGAGGCACCAAAACCTCTAGCACCAATTCCTAGACCTCCCCCTCTTTTCCCTCAAAGTCTAGCTAGAAGGGTTGATGATAGCAAACTCGAGAAGTACTATgacatcctaaagcaattatcgaTGCACATTCCATTTGTGAAAGCATTTCAAGAGATGCTGGGTTTTGCAAAGTAATTGAAGGACTTGATCACTAAAAACAAAACCACCAAGAATGAAGTGGTGAATGTCACTCACCGAGTTAGTTCCATCATTGCAACAACCGCCGTCCAAAAGAAAGAGGACCCGGGAGCTTTCACCATTCCATGCACTATCGGATTGTGTGACTTTGCACTAGCCCTTTGGGATAATGGGGCTAGCATCAACTTAATTCCCCTAGCTATCTACAAGCAAGAGGgattggtgtaacgacccggccggtcgttttgagtattacaatctcgtttccccatttacttctcaaattgtactttacatttgttgtgtgaattgccgaggtaattggttcgggtccggtgaggttttggaatgaattggaatacttagttccaaggtttaaagtttaagttaaaatagtgaacaaatatggacttatgtgtaaacgacctcggattcaaattttgataattccaatagctccgtatggtgattttggacttaggaacgtgtccggaaatatttttggaggtccatagtggaattaggcttgaaatgccgaaagttgaatttttgggaagtttgaccggggggttgactttttgatatcgaggtcggaatccgattctgaaaattggaatagcttcattatgttatttatgacttgtgtgcaaaatttgaagtcatttcggattgatttgatgtatttcggcacaagatatagaatttgaaagttcaaagttcattaggcatgaattgaggtgcgattcgtagttttagcgttgtttgatgtgattcgaggcttcgactaagtttgtatgatgtttagGGACTTGTtcgtatatttggttaaggtcccgaggggctcgggtgagttttggggtggttacggaccatttctaggccatttttagttgctggtttttgccTACGCGGAAGctcttttgcgatcgcgtagaacaaaatctctgttgcactaaCCCGattttggaaacttatatctcgcaatctataaggaatttggagatgatccaaaaatgaaggttatagcccttgatgtctagtttgcAGAAATATAAACCATTTGTAATTTAGAGTTGTGTACCAAGatttatggtggatacactataggctgttcgggaagagtttggaaatctccgttgcacagggctgactttggaagcttatatctagaaatctgTAAGGAATTGGAAGAGAAGAAACAAATGAAATTTAtatcccttggtgtctagttttcagaaagttaaaccatttgcaatttggagttttgtacaaagagttatgaccattatactagaggctgtctggaagtgctgggaatttgttcttcgcgatcgcgaaaggcaaattttgggcagacaatttttgtgcttcgcgatcgcgaagtgtaaatgcctggacagaagatatattttgaggtttcggccattttaacacatttggagctatggagctcggattgaagcgatttttgaggcgattttcaccatatggattggggtaagtgattctaactcggttttggtaaaattacacgaatctattattgtttatATCAACAatttagtgttttgggttgaaaatagtagaaaaattcatagactttaattgaggatttgaaggccgagttatggtcgaatttgagtaatattggtatggttggactcgtggttgaatgggggttcggatattgtgagttttatcggattacgagacgtgggccccacaggtatttttgggggcgtaatttcggatttttggaaaatattagtattttgatatgaaattaattcctataatttttgtaagCTAaaacaaattaattgtgactagattcgagccgtttggaaggtatacgcgcataatggaatttctggagcattgcttagct is drawn from Nicotiana tomentosiformis chromosome 12, ASM39032v3, whole genome shotgun sequence and contains these coding sequences:
- the LOC104120645 gene encoding uncharacterized protein; its protein translation is MTRPVLSRCLARWSILFNQYEITYTPQKAMKGEALANILVDHPLPAEWELSDEFLDEDVLFIEELPPWTMFFDGSACCNGAWAGVVLISPERQVLPFSFALGETCSNNAAEYQALIVGLEIALDMKILQLVIYCDSMLIIIQLIGSYDVKKEDLFPYHQYASGLLERFDQVFLNHVPKEENCKADTLANLAMTMALGESESTKVYVCYRWVIPRLLDLQINEIHHTSVRVIKEEDWRQPLIEYLEHGKLPEDSRQKTFIKRRASRFIYNKGILFRCSFEGLFLRCLDKEEACKAMEEAHSGSCGAHQSGPKLHFRIKKMGYYWATMVMKTQVAVRILHHRSPKPLHPTVASWPFNAWGLDIVGPLPKSSKGHMYMLAAINYFSRWAEVVLLKELKKETDVDFISSYIIFRYSIPRYIITDNGMTFDNKLVKSLCEKFGFKQHKSSMYNAPANGLAEAFNKALGNLLKKVVAKNKIDWHEKIGEALWAYRITFRTSTQSAPNSLVYGIEAVLPMEQQIPSLRIAIQKELTSEENA